In the genome of Deltaproteobacteria bacterium, the window CCGCGGTGATGCCGCGCCCCTCCGCGCCGATGGCCTGCACCGCGCCCTGGAGGCGACCGCGCCGCACCGCGTGCCCCCGGTCCGCCAGCAGCGCCAACGCCTTCTCGCTCACTCCAACCTCCGCCTCCAGCGTGCATTGCGCGTCCGGCACCGCGTGAATGCGCGGGGCCGCCACCGCCTCCGCCAAGGGCATGCGGAAGTCCACCACGTTGAGGATGGTCTGGAGCACCGCCCCTGTGGTCTGCGCCCCTCCCGACCCGCCGACTATCAGTTCCGGCCGCTCATCCCGCAGCAGGATCACGGGGGTCATGCCGTTTGCCGGCCGCGTGCGCGGCTTGAGGGCGTTGGCAGCGTCCGCGGCGGCGTCACCGGAGTCGCCGGCCAGCGAGAAGTCGCGCATCCGGTTGTTGAGGATAATGCCGGCCTCGCGCACCAGCACCTTGGCGCCGAAAGGGCTGCCGAGGGCCAGACTCATGGAGACGGCATTGCCCTCCCCGTCCAGCACGCCGATGTGGTTCGTGGCGGCGTGGGCCTGCGCCCGCGGCGCCACCCCCGGCGGGACCGCGGGAGCGGCCTGTTCCATGGAGATCTTCCGGCGCACCTCGGAAGCGCGTTCCGCGGAGGTGAAGCGCCGGACCGGAAGTTCATCGGCATCGGGATCCCCGAGGGTGCTCAGCATGTCGTTCATGCCCGCCTTGGTGGTCTCGGCGATCAGGTGCAGGTAGGCTCCCGAGTTGTGGTGGAACTGGTCCGCGCCGTAGCCTTCCAGGACGTTCAGCAGCCCCACGAGCGCCACTCCTCCGAGGCTGGGCGGCGGCACGGTCAGCACCGTCCGGCCGCGGTAGCCGCCGATGAGGGGGCGGCGCCACGCGGGCCGGTAACTGTGGAAGTCGTCCAGGTTCACGGCGCCGCCGTCGCGCTGGATGCGCGCGGCCACCGCCTGTCCGGCCGCCCCCTCGTAGAAGGCCGCCGCCCCGTCCCTGG includes:
- the ggt gene encoding gamma-glutamyltransferase, which produces MSGIPTVSLPDRFASAVFVLAVLLVPVFSGSSISLAQTRLDGVVVAAHPAAVKAGMGILEQGGNAVDAAVAAAFALAVLDPPSSALGGGGVMVFYRAPEKRVHALDFTEVSPAAATPELYRKGDAREPPDSGALAVAVPGTVAGLVEALNRFGSLPLETVLAPAIGHAVEGVPVTPRFRRAIDADLAALRQRPNFSRIFLKASGVPYEVGAMIRQPELAETLKDIARDGAAAFYEGAAGQAVAARIQRDGGAVNLDDFHSYRPAWRRPLIGGYRGRTVLTVPPPSLGGVALVGLLNVLEGYGADQFHHNSGAYLHLIAETTKAGMNDMLSTLGDPDADELPVRRFTSAERASEVRRKISMEQAAPAVPPGVAPRAQAHAATNHIGVLDGEGNAVSMSLALGSPFGAKVLVREAGIILNNRMRDFSLAGDSGDAAADAANALKPRTRPANGMTPVILLRDERPELIVGGSGGAQTTGAVLQTILNVVDFRMPLAEAVAAPRIHAVPDAQCTLEAEVGVSEKALALLADRGHAVRRGRLQGAVQAIGAEGRGITAASDPRKAGAAR